One window from the genome of Hydractinia symbiolongicarpus strain clone_291-10 chromosome 1, HSymV2.1, whole genome shotgun sequence encodes:
- the LOC130634344 gene encoding proteasome subunit alpha type-1-like, translating to MYRNQYDHDVSIWSPQGRIFQIEYAMEAVKQGSATVGLKSKDYAVLVALKRSSSELSSYQKKIISVDDHVAVSIAGLTSDGRLLSNFMRDECLNSRYVFESALPVSRLVSATAEKMQKPTKVYGRRPFGVGILVAGYDSQGAHIYQLCPSANYFNCKAMSIGARSQSARTCLERNFDKFENSSYEEIIAHGLRSLRECLPNEQELNVKNCTIAVVGKDKKLTLLDNDDVAPFLALIDQSKDRKKGGEGASEEGMEQETPDTQQSTTPSGEEQQMET from the exons ATG TATCGAAATCAGTATGATCATGATGTATCAATTTGGAGCCCACAG GGTCGAATATTTCAAATTGAATACGCAATGGAAGCAGTTAAACAAGGTAGTGCAACTGTTGGACTAAAATCAAAAGATTATGCTGTTTTGGTGGCGTTGAAG AGGTCTTCTTCAGAATTATCATCTtatcaaaagaaaattatatCCGTCGATGACCATGTGGCAGTCAGCATTGCAGGTCTGACATCAGATGGAAGATTGCTAAG caattttatgcGTGATGAATGTTTAAATTCAAGATATGTCTTTGAAAGTGCATTACCAGTTTCCAGACTTGTGTCAGCTACTGCAGAAA aaatGCAAAAACCAACTAAAGTTTATGGACGAAGACCATTTGGTGTTGGAATATTAGTTGCTGGTTATGAT AGTCAAGGAGCACATATATATCAACTCTGTCCTTCAGCAAATTATTTCAACTGTAAAGCCATGTCGATTGGAGCTCGGTCACAG AGTGCTAGAACATGCTTAGAaagaaattttgataaatttgaaaACT CTTCTTATGAAGAAATTATTGCGCATGGATTGCGATCTCTTAGAGAATGTTTACCTAATGAGCAAGAACTGAATGTTAAG AATTGTACAATTGCTGTAGTAGGAAAAGATAAAAAGTTAACTCTGCTTGACAATGATGATGTTGCTCCTTTC TTAGCTCTTATTGACCAATCAAAAGATAGGAAGAAAGGAGGAGAG GGTGCTTCTGAAGAAGGAATGGAACAAGAGACG